A DNA window from Hoplias malabaricus isolate fHopMal1 chromosome 5, fHopMal1.hap1, whole genome shotgun sequence contains the following coding sequences:
- the LOC136696384 gene encoding protein BTG1-like has translation MKTEVSTAVKFVSCLVRGSRLLTEEQLHHFSQSLEEALTEHYQQHWFPQAPCRGSGYRCIRINHKMDPLIAKAACSIGLTLEQILSLLPSELTLWVDPYEVSYRIGEDGSTCVLYESSVLSKSASSADNGFSCKVAMRPGESSSSKQVKIMTVLG, from the exons ATGAAAACAGAAGTCTCAACAGCTGTGAAATTTGTGAGTTGTCTCGTCAGGGGCAGCAGACTTTTAACTGAAGAACAGCTTCACCACTTCAGCCAATCACTGGAGGAAGCACTGACTG AGCATTATCAACAACACTGGTTTCCTCAGGCCCCTTGCAGAGGGTCTGGCTACAGATGCATTCGCATCAATCACAAAATGGACCCACTGATCGCCAAAGCTGCTTGTTCTATTGGACTTACATTAGAGCAAATTTTGTCTTTGCTTCCGAGTGAACTGACACTGTGGGTGGACCCTTATGAAGTGTCATATCGAATAGGTGAAGACGGATCCACTTGTGTTTTGTATGAATCTTCAGTGCTGTCAAAAAGTGCAAGCTCAGCAGATAATGGCTTCAGTTGCAAGGTGGCAATGAGACCTGGAGAGTCAAGCTCTTCTAAGCAAGTCAAAATAATGACTGTCTTGGGatga